The following coding sequences lie in one Petrotoga sibirica DSM 13575 genomic window:
- a CDS encoding flagellar hook assembly protein FlgD → MFNSVSMDSIYQSTYEAKKGREIKKELDKEAFLQLLVAELQNQDPTQPMENKDLVAQLSQLSTTEQITNMSQAIQEMVNFQMSLNKLQAASLIGKTVVVNDNTIDLQSGVAEGLNYGLNNSSQVYLEIYDSKGQVIYTEDLGVQEAGLHSYVWSGRNNDGTMMPDGEYLYGIYTVENGQLVANTGVKSGTVEAVKFLDNELYLLINGEMYPYSVVNEISA, encoded by the coding sequence GTGTTTAACTCAGTATCGATGGATTCTATATATCAAAGTACCTATGAAGCAAAAAAAGGCAGAGAAATAAAAAAAGAATTAGACAAAGAAGCTTTTTTACAACTGTTGGTTGCAGAATTACAAAACCAAGATCCGACTCAACCGATGGAAAACAAAGATCTTGTAGCTCAACTTTCCCAATTATCTACCACTGAACAAATAACAAATATGAGCCAAGCAATTCAAGAAATGGTTAACTTCCAAATGTCACTCAATAAATTGCAAGCTGCAAGCTTGATAGGAAAAACCGTTGTGGTGAATGACAACACGATTGACTTGCAAAGTGGGGTAGCAGAAGGATTAAACTATGGATTAAATAACAGCTCCCAAGTATATTTAGAGATTTATGATTCAAAGGGACAAGTAATTTACACAGAAGATTTGGGCGTGCAGGAAGCAGGGTTACACTCATATGTTTGGAGCGGAAGAAACAACGATGGAACTATGATGCCTGATGGAGAATATCTTTATGGGATTTACACCGTAGAAAATGGCCAATTGGTAGCAAATACCGGTGTAAAAAGTGGAACTGTCGAAGCAGTGAAGTTCTTAGACAATGAACTTTACCTACTTATCAACGGTGAAATGTATCCTTATTCAGTAGTGAATGAAATTAGCGCCTAA